The following proteins are co-located in the Paenibacillus sp. FSL H8-0079 genome:
- a CDS encoding SMI1/KNR4 family protein, producing the protein MNKSKLLVEEETELLALHRVLLEAKFNLSPSDYHIQASPFAAELAQRVLKTIVELQAATDVNKKERWSNWLEQKKDWIWERCLSYMLKTPPFHWRTMEQVTKCKYVKWLFSPYDPSEEDVTRFIDELEKYMQAIEGGQPIFLRSFGYATDEMIDDLEQKLNKELPIGYRTFLRENNGGKVLVHYCTFAVEELNEVIPLHVIFGVQVEKRYDLAYWNAFKDEFPTGYVLIGEAAEGGKVLMDDLERIYYWKDMDYEEPTLDEGLYKVADSFRAFQRTWKKMIKTI; encoded by the coding sequence GTGAATAAATCTAAACTGCTGGTTGAGGAAGAGACCGAACTCCTTGCCCTCCATAGAGTATTGCTTGAAGCGAAATTCAATCTGAGTCCTTCAGATTATCATATACAAGCTAGCCCTTTTGCTGCGGAGCTGGCTCAGCGTGTATTGAAAACGATCGTGGAGCTTCAGGCGGCTACAGATGTAAATAAGAAAGAGCGTTGGTCCAACTGGTTAGAGCAAAAGAAGGACTGGATATGGGAGCGTTGTTTATCCTATATGTTAAAAACGCCACCTTTTCATTGGCGGACAATGGAACAGGTGACGAAATGTAAGTATGTCAAATGGTTGTTCAGTCCCTATGATCCGAGCGAAGAAGATGTAACACGGTTCATAGATGAACTTGAGAAATATATGCAAGCGATTGAGGGAGGACAACCGATTTTTCTTAGAAGCTTCGGTTACGCTACCGATGAGATGATAGATGACCTGGAGCAAAAGTTAAATAAAGAACTCCCTATAGGCTACAGAACATTCCTAAGAGAGAATAATGGAGGTAAGGTACTGGTTCACTACTGTACGTTTGCAGTAGAAGAATTGAATGAGGTTATTCCACTACACGTTATATTTGGTGTTCAGGTAGAGAAACGTTATGATCTGGCGTATTGGAATGCCTTTAAGGATGAATTTCCAACCGGGTACGTTCTCATCGGAGAAGCTGCTGAGGGAGGCAAGGTTTTGATGGACGATCTGGAGAGGATTTATTATTGGAAGGACATGGACTATGAGGAGCCCACCCTTGATGAGGGGCTTTATAAAGTGGCAGATAGTTTCCGAGCCTTTCAAAGGACGTGGAAAAAAATGATCAAAACAATTTGA
- a CDS encoding barstar family protein, translating into MDNRKEDQEEEVIIDVTNVNSSPQLHQLLRNNLGFPEFYGMNWDAFWDAITGLVEMPQKLILVGWKSVEDHIPQDAARMKELLNRLNEKHPTWACEVVYVSF; encoded by the coding sequence ATGGATAATCGAAAAGAAGATCAAGAAGAAGAAGTGATTATTGATGTTACCAATGTAAACAGTTCACCTCAATTACATCAGCTTCTGAGGAATAATCTCGGCTTTCCAGAATTCTACGGTATGAATTGGGATGCATTTTGGGATGCGATAACGGGTTTGGTAGAGATGCCCCAAAAATTAATTCTAGTGGGGTGGAAATCTGTTGAAGATCATATCCCTCAAGATGCCGCTCGAATGAAAGAATTACTTAATAGATTGAATGAAAAACATCCAACTTGGGCGTGTGAAGTTGTGTATGTATCATTTTAG
- a CDS encoding DUF3600 domain-containing protein translates to MKLEDELRSAYREETRKWSNSPGGKENMLKAIRSRSRGNRRPRKWLVAAIIAAVLIIPTGAYAGYTYLADDIYGSEQNIRVLGGTADDYNRLEAKLQEAKAYFSDDEFTQYMSLLKQLGQMALAHADSQGDLHPEQWSTVDQEKYNQLVASLEPFFERLEDASEQKEMMDHEQFRTETYKAAEERLSKEEFIEFQALFENMEKYEAIVVDKDGSIHEEQLSVEQKKDLDHVREKFYSYLRQLGF, encoded by the coding sequence ATGAAACTGGAAGATGAATTACGTTCGGCCTATCGCGAGGAGACGAGGAAGTGGTCTAACTCACCAGGAGGGAAAGAAAATATGCTGAAAGCGATCCGAAGTAGATCCAGAGGAAATAGGCGTCCTCGTAAGTGGTTAGTCGCAGCAATAATTGCAGCAGTTCTAATTATCCCTACAGGCGCATATGCAGGCTACACATATCTTGCAGATGATATCTATGGTTCTGAACAAAACATAAGAGTGTTGGGAGGTACAGCGGACGATTATAATCGTTTGGAAGCGAAGCTACAGGAAGCCAAGGCGTATTTTAGTGACGATGAGTTCACGCAGTATATGAGTCTACTGAAACAGTTGGGACAGATGGCTCTAGCGCATGCTGATTCACAAGGAGATTTGCATCCCGAGCAATGGAGCACGGTGGATCAGGAGAAGTACAACCAACTGGTGGCAAGTTTGGAGCCTTTCTTCGAACGGTTAGAGGACGCGAGTGAACAGAAGGAAATGATGGATCATGAACAATTCCGTACTGAAACATACAAGGCAGCAGAGGAGAGGCTTTCGAAGGAGGAATTTATTGAATTTCAAGCCTTATTCGAGAACATGGAGAAGTATGAAGCTATCGTTGTGGATAAGGATGGCAGCATTCATGAGGAGCAATTATCGGTGGAACAGAAGAAGGATTTGGATCATGTTAGAGAGAAATTTTATTCATATTTGAGACAGTTAGGATTTTAG
- a CDS encoding sigma-70 family RNA polymerase sigma factor produces the protein MREEHEYIELVALTRAGDDKAYGELYERTVTDVYRTVRFLINHVSDTEDLVQDIYIQAYRSLDRYDAKRAFRPWLMGITMRQVKNYRRRKLTQIRFNKRIQKSDSGLEVDFSVDLISKLAHQPLLDQIRRLPYKLQQVVTLHYLNEYTQEEIALILDIPLGTVKSRIHAALGKLRQKTSVIHSFEKRKGGGLA, from the coding sequence ATGAGAGAGGAACATGAATACATAGAACTTGTAGCGTTAACGCGAGCTGGGGATGATAAAGCCTATGGAGAGCTGTATGAAAGAACGGTAACGGATGTGTATCGGACTGTCCGATTTCTGATTAATCATGTCTCTGATACGGAAGATTTGGTGCAGGATATCTATATTCAGGCGTATCGGTCGTTGGATCGATATGATGCCAAGCGTGCTTTTCGTCCTTGGCTTATGGGCATAACGATGCGTCAGGTGAAAAATTATCGGCGACGGAAGCTGACCCAAATACGATTCAACAAGCGAATCCAGAAGTCGGACAGTGGATTGGAAGTTGATTTCTCTGTGGATCTAATCAGCAAATTGGCACATCAACCTTTGCTTGATCAAATACGTCGGTTGCCATACAAATTGCAACAGGTGGTTACGCTTCATTATTTGAACGAATACACCCAAGAAGAAATTGCGTTGATTCTAGATATCCCGCTCGGTACCGTAAAATCACGGATTCATGCTGCATTGGGCAAGCTACGCCAGAAGACGAGTGTAATCCATTCATTTGAGAAAAGGAAAGGTGGAGGACTGGCATGA
- the mprF gene encoding bifunctional lysylphosphatidylglycerol flippase/synthetase MprF, protein MKDLLQNLKLFQFLKTCYQSKIIRVLIPVTILVIIYVYGRHEIQRINIASIIHEVHMKPVHVIIQLIIASFLAVSVMSTYDFLIRKQFKLDIHWITTYRYAWIANTFNNMLGFAGLTGVGLRALLYKKSGIPMKTMGAAILFLSPILLVGLSLLGGLALIGILPVEPLFEQHPWLRLGVWGVALYLPFFLLMQRSSLFAKWFNKGNGRLPWSVILASLGSSVLEWACAGTLFWLFAFSDLHPLPFAPVFGVYVVAAIAGIISMAPGGIGAFDLIALLGLQTLGVEPSRALMILLLFRMFYFVIPWLIGLVLAGLEMRPSPQQWQDITKNCFNASRNMWVRCWNWPSRFSLLSDLGAWILGKLVFASGVLLLISAVSPGLIDRLRFMEHLLSLSMMRLSEQLSVTIGIMLIVISWGISMRIRRAYLWTGALLLAGAIFTFAKGFDYEEALILLTVAFILWISPTRFNRESIRISARSVWIWTFLALISSLSYYIIGSQLHPAILQHLPMRAQQWVSHPHDYMLTALSGLMGALIVMAFVFTLRPSRYTEMRPDEEDMNKFTQFIATEDGNLLTHLLYLGDKHFYWAQNDQVLIPYAQVRQKLIVLGDPIGNKNLVGAAIQEFQSYAHHYALTVVFYQATPEYLSIYHENGYKFFKLGEEALVPLDTFTLSGKSNQNLRTALNKSDREGQIFEVLSPPYSSELLSELRQISDEWLGDRKEKTYSLGWFNETYIQRSPLTLLRNAQGNILAFATLAPSYSHHHVISIDLMRHLNDTPNGTMDVLFVRLIEWAKEQGYSYFNLGMSPLSSVGENQNSHREEKLARLVFRYGGYWYGFEGLRRYKEKFSPEWHARYLAYPSGMALPMLTLDLIRLVSRCPNE, encoded by the coding sequence ATGAAAGATTTGCTTCAAAACCTTAAATTATTTCAGTTTCTAAAAACTTGTTATCAATCTAAAATCATTAGAGTTCTAATCCCTGTAACGATCTTGGTCATCATCTATGTATATGGAAGACATGAGATTCAGCGTATTAATATAGCTAGCATTATTCATGAAGTACATATGAAGCCAGTCCATGTCATCATTCAATTAATCATTGCTTCTTTTCTGGCCGTATCTGTAATGAGTACGTATGATTTTCTAATTCGAAAACAGTTTAAGCTCGATATTCATTGGATAACCACGTATCGTTACGCCTGGATCGCTAACACTTTTAATAATATGTTAGGGTTCGCAGGTCTTACCGGTGTAGGATTGCGTGCGCTTCTTTATAAGAAAAGCGGGATTCCCATGAAAACAATGGGTGCCGCCATACTTTTTTTATCGCCTATTTTATTGGTTGGCCTATCCTTGCTTGGCGGTCTTGCACTAATTGGTATCTTGCCTGTAGAACCCCTATTTGAACAACATCCTTGGCTACGACTCGGCGTATGGGGAGTTGCCTTATACTTACCATTTTTCTTACTTATGCAACGTTCATCCCTATTCGCCAAATGGTTTAACAAGGGAAATGGCAGATTACCATGGAGCGTCATTCTCGCTTCTCTGGGTTCATCTGTGCTGGAATGGGCTTGTGCAGGAACACTATTTTGGTTGTTTGCTTTTTCTGATCTGCATCCCTTACCGTTCGCTCCGGTATTCGGGGTTTACGTTGTGGCAGCCATTGCCGGGATCATTAGTATGGCTCCAGGCGGCATTGGCGCTTTTGATCTGATCGCCTTACTCGGATTGCAGACATTAGGTGTTGAGCCTTCTCGAGCACTAATGATTTTGTTGTTATTCCGCATGTTTTACTTTGTCATTCCTTGGCTCATCGGTCTGGTATTGGCCGGGCTTGAGATGCGTCCAAGTCCACAGCAATGGCAGGATATTACGAAGAACTGTTTCAATGCTTCACGTAACATGTGGGTCAGATGCTGGAATTGGCCTTCACGTTTCAGTTTGCTTAGTGATCTTGGGGCGTGGATACTTGGCAAGCTCGTATTCGCTAGCGGGGTCCTTCTACTCATCTCTGCTGTTTCTCCAGGCCTTATAGATCGGTTGCGCTTCATGGAACATCTGTTATCTTTATCCATGATGCGCTTATCTGAACAATTGTCAGTAACGATCGGTATCATGCTTATCGTCATATCCTGGGGGATATCCATGCGTATTCGCCGAGCTTACTTGTGGACTGGAGCATTGTTGTTAGCAGGAGCTATTTTCACATTTGCCAAAGGATTTGATTACGAAGAAGCACTTATATTATTAACCGTGGCGTTCATTCTGTGGATATCCCCTACACGATTTAATCGTGAGAGTATTCGTATATCTGCACGAAGCGTCTGGATCTGGACGTTTCTTGCTCTAATCTCATCGTTGTCGTATTACATTATAGGTTCACAGCTGCATCCGGCTATTCTGCAACACCTGCCCATGCGTGCGCAACAATGGGTGTCACATCCTCACGACTATATGTTAACAGCGCTTAGTGGATTAATGGGCGCTTTGATTGTGATGGCTTTTGTCTTTACATTGCGTCCGTCGCGCTATACAGAGATGCGCCCTGATGAAGAAGATATGAATAAATTCACTCAATTCATTGCCACAGAAGACGGTAATCTGTTAACTCATCTCCTCTATCTGGGTGACAAACATTTTTACTGGGCCCAAAATGATCAGGTTCTGATTCCGTACGCTCAAGTACGTCAGAAACTCATCGTACTTGGTGATCCAATCGGCAATAAAAACCTTGTTGGTGCTGCAATTCAAGAATTTCAGAGCTATGCGCATCATTATGCATTGACCGTGGTTTTTTATCAGGCTACACCTGAATACCTATCGATCTATCATGAGAATGGCTACAAATTTTTCAAATTAGGTGAAGAAGCTTTGGTGCCTCTAGACACCTTTACTCTAAGTGGGAAAAGTAATCAAAACTTACGAACAGCCTTAAATAAGTCAGATCGCGAAGGGCAGATCTTTGAAGTATTATCCCCGCCATATTCTTCAGAATTACTCTCTGAATTGCGTCAGATTTCGGACGAGTGGCTCGGTGACCGTAAAGAAAAAACGTACTCATTAGGGTGGTTCAACGAAACCTATATTCAGCGTTCACCCTTAACACTGCTTCGTAATGCACAAGGCAATATTTTGGCTTTTGCAACGCTGGCCCCATCCTATAGTCATCATCACGTCATCTCCATTGATCTGATGCGTCATCTGAATGATACACCGAATGGTACGATGGATGTGCTATTTGTACGATTGATTGAATGGGCCAAAGAACAGGGGTATTCTTACTTTAATCTCGGAATGTCTCCGCTCTCCAGCGTCGGTGAGAATCAGAACTCTCATCGTGAAGAAAAACTAGCCCGTCTGGTCTTCCGATATGGTGGGTACTGGTATGGATTTGAAGGACTACGCCGTTACAAGGAAAAATTCTCTCCGGAATGGCATGCAAGATATTTAGCTTATCCTTCAGGCATGGCGCTTCCTATGCTTACGCTTGATCTTATTCGGTTAGTATCCCGTTGTCCAAATGAGTAA
- a CDS encoding phosphatase PAP2 family protein, whose protein sequence is MKISSPSSTKSAWLPLLWLAAVPILNIFYGVLNRPGDHVYSLATSLDSMIPFVPAFIIPYVLWYPFITGALIVLAFKDKRTYFQTLIALCSGLVISYIFFALFQTAIERPNIQGEKGILFTMVDYIYRNDQPYNCFPSIHVLTSYLILRGTRVFGGAIWAITSTLSILIMMSTVLVKQHVVVDIAGGIFVGELCFRLTGTTLHALSSRVKSIRLE, encoded by the coding sequence TTGAAGATTTCCAGTCCGTCATCTACCAAATCAGCTTGGCTTCCCCTGCTTTGGCTTGCAGCCGTTCCAATCTTAAATATCTTCTACGGTGTACTAAATCGCCCTGGGGATCATGTCTATAGTCTTGCAACATCACTGGACTCCATGATCCCTTTTGTCCCGGCCTTTATCATTCCTTATGTATTATGGTACCCGTTCATTACAGGTGCATTAATAGTACTTGCTTTTAAGGACAAGCGAACCTATTTTCAAACGCTCATTGCACTTTGCAGCGGTCTGGTGATCTCATACATCTTCTTCGCTCTGTTTCAGACAGCGATTGAGCGCCCGAACATCCAGGGTGAGAAAGGCATTCTCTTCACCATGGTTGATTACATCTACCGTAACGATCAACCCTATAACTGTTTTCCGAGCATTCATGTGCTAACCAGTTATCTGATCCTTAGAGGAACACGTGTATTTGGAGGAGCGATATGGGCGATAACTTCTACCCTCTCCATTCTTATTATGATGTCTACCGTATTGGTGAAACAACATGTCGTTGTAGATATTGCCGGTGGTATCTTTGTTGGAGAGCTTTGTTTCCGCTTAACTGGAACAACCCTCCACGCTCTCTCATCCCGTGTTAAATCGATTCGATTGGAGTGA
- a CDS encoding DedA family protein, producing MISNTILELLHQYGYLIFYFAFSLGPFGIPIPNEITIISSGAILSHTGVINSWITYFCILSGLLTAITFAYFAGKLFGPKIKHRFQHHKHFVKAELILNKSGNWAMCIGLFIPIVRYVLPLVIGLSGVQYRKFALISYSSALLWTITYFTAGIYFGGPLLSTLQLLHF from the coding sequence ATGATCAGTAATACGATCTTAGAGCTACTTCATCAGTATGGATATCTGATTTTTTATTTTGCCTTCTCATTAGGGCCTTTCGGGATTCCGATTCCAAATGAGATCACGATTATCAGCAGCGGTGCCATATTGAGTCACACAGGAGTTATCAATTCATGGATCACATACTTTTGTATTTTATCAGGACTATTAACAGCCATTACCTTTGCTTATTTTGCAGGGAAGTTATTTGGACCCAAGATAAAACACAGATTTCAACATCATAAACACTTCGTTAAGGCTGAACTGATTCTGAATAAGAGTGGCAATTGGGCGATGTGCATCGGTTTGTTCATTCCAATCGTGCGATATGTTCTCCCTTTGGTCATTGGGCTGAGCGGCGTGCAGTATAGAAAATTTGCTCTCATCTCCTATTCCAGTGCTTTGCTATGGACCATAACGTATTTTACAGCGGGAATCTACTTCGGCGGTCCCCTTCTTTCTACGCTTCAATTATTACATTTCTAA
- a CDS encoding methyltransferase domain-containing protein produces MNSNEPVLFLKSFLQSPKHVGSILPSSRFLASKMVKQVSWLEAKAVAELGSGTGPITRYIHQQVQDSTKVLLFEMNETMRNNLQTAYPEFSCYPDAARLVESMNQEGVQQLDYIFSGLPFFNFEPELRNTLVDQIYKALKPGGLFIAFQYSLQMKKTLSEHFIIEKIELVPLNIPPAFVYVCRKKETI; encoded by the coding sequence ATGAATTCCAATGAACCTGTTTTATTTTTGAAAAGCTTTTTGCAAAGTCCTAAACATGTTGGCAGTATCTTACCCAGTTCCCGGTTTCTCGCCAGCAAAATGGTGAAGCAAGTCTCTTGGCTAGAGGCAAAAGCAGTCGCCGAGCTTGGATCAGGTACAGGTCCGATCACTCGTTATATTCATCAACAGGTACAGGATTCCACCAAAGTCCTATTGTTTGAGATGAACGAAACGATGAGAAATAATCTGCAGACCGCATACCCGGAATTCTCCTGTTATCCAGATGCTGCTCGATTAGTGGAATCCATGAATCAAGAGGGCGTTCAGCAACTGGATTACATTTTTAGCGGATTACCCTTCTTCAACTTTGAGCCTGAATTAAGAAATACGTTGGTGGATCAGATCTATAAGGCACTCAAACCTGGAGGATTATTCATCGCCTTTCAATATTCTCTTCAAATGAAAAAAACATTATCCGAGCACTTTATCATCGAAAAAATAGAATTAGTGCCTTTGAATATCCCACCTGCGTTCGTTTATGTCTGTCGCAAAAAGGAAACAATTTAA
- a CDS encoding response regulator transcription factor → MNTVLVVDDEPDIRDVIHVYLRNEGYHVIEAANGEEALNMIKTTSVQLVILDVMMPVMDGIKACFKIREVSTTPIIMLSAKEEDIDKITGLTTGADDYMVKPFNPLELLARVKAQLRRQTLIGKPEFNSLILIKDLVIDTSKHSVKLKENDISLTPLEFSIMVLLASHPGQVFSSEKIYETVWKEPYGYSDNTVMVHIRNLREKLELNPREPQYIKTVWGVGYKID, encoded by the coding sequence ATGAATACCGTTCTCGTTGTTGATGATGAACCCGATATCCGTGATGTTATTCATGTCTATTTACGTAATGAAGGATATCATGTCATAGAAGCAGCCAATGGTGAAGAAGCGCTAAATATGATCAAAACAACATCGGTCCAACTCGTGATATTGGATGTTATGATGCCCGTTATGGACGGAATCAAAGCCTGCTTCAAAATAAGAGAAGTATCAACGACTCCCATTATTATGCTGTCCGCCAAAGAAGAGGATATTGATAAAATTACAGGCCTGACTACCGGGGCTGACGATTACATGGTCAAACCGTTTAATCCGTTAGAATTACTGGCTCGCGTTAAGGCTCAGCTGCGGCGTCAAACACTGATCGGGAAACCAGAATTCAATTCACTTATTTTGATCAAGGACCTTGTCATTGATACAAGTAAACATTCCGTGAAGCTCAAAGAAAATGACATTTCGCTTACGCCATTAGAGTTTTCCATTATGGTGCTGCTTGCCAGCCATCCAGGACAAGTATTTAGCTCCGAGAAGATTTACGAAACCGTGTGGAAAGAACCTTATGGATATTCGGATAATACAGTGATGGTCCATATTCGTAATCTGCGAGAAAAGCTGGAATTGAATCCAAGAGAACCTCAGTATATTAAAACGGTATGGGGAGTGGGTTATAAAATTGATTAA
- a CDS encoding HAMP domain-containing sensor histidine kinase, with protein MLISLLISFVGSVGVNNMLIIGAAKISEKYHWPSLLHIFPYVLTPVFIVIFTLIFLFSTRKIVRDLITLEQGLQIISEGNLNYRVSINRQDELGRVASNINHMTEQLKQQIAKERELEKSKMDMITGISHDLRTPLTSIIGYIELLKSESFQDKAEYDRFIQNTYNKATHLKKLLDDLFEYTRLNAVNTQLDLKNVDICQLLDQLLFEFEPLAQEHRIRIEKKLGNTPIMVSLDSDKIARAIDNLLMNALKYSFKPGTIYVRMSVQHDHVTIEVENKGIPLTREQKNRLFDRFYKVDYSRNSEGIQSGSGLGLSIARNIAELHQGTLTLEHTRNVFIFQLSLPSNIQ; from the coding sequence ATGTTGATCAGTTTATTGATTTCGTTTGTTGGCTCTGTGGGTGTAAATAATATGTTGATCATAGGTGCCGCAAAAATTAGTGAAAAATATCATTGGCCTTCGCTCCTCCACATCTTTCCTTATGTTCTAACACCCGTCTTCATCGTAATTTTCACGTTAATTTTTTTATTTTCCACACGAAAAATTGTGAGAGATCTCATTACATTAGAACAAGGGCTCCAAATCATATCCGAAGGAAATCTGAATTACAGGGTGTCCATTAATCGACAAGATGAACTTGGACGAGTCGCTTCCAACATTAATCACATGACAGAACAGTTAAAGCAACAGATTGCTAAAGAACGTGAATTGGAGAAATCCAAGATGGACATGATCACTGGCATCTCACATGACCTACGTACACCGCTTACCAGCATAATTGGCTATATTGAGCTTCTCAAATCAGAATCATTTCAAGACAAAGCAGAGTATGACCGCTTCATTCAAAATACCTATAACAAAGCAACGCATTTGAAGAAGTTACTCGATGATTTATTTGAATATACGCGTCTTAACGCAGTGAACACCCAGTTGGATTTGAAAAATGTTGACATCTGTCAGCTATTGGACCAATTGTTGTTTGAATTCGAACCTTTAGCTCAGGAGCATAGGATTCGTATTGAAAAAAAACTCGGCAATACTCCAATCATGGTTTCCCTGGATAGCGATAAGATTGCACGAGCCATTGACAATCTTCTCATGAATGCACTGAAGTATTCCTTTAAACCGGGCACGATTTATGTTCGAATGAGTGTGCAGCATGATCACGTTACCATTGAAGTAGAGAACAAAGGCATACCACTAACCAGAGAGCAAAAAAACAGACTATTTGATCGCTTCTATAAGGTGGATTATTCGAGGAATAGCGAAGGTATTCAATCAGGATCTGGTCTGGGTCTTTCTATTGCAAGGAACATTGCGGAGTTACATCAGGGGACTTTAACACTAGAACATACGCGCAACGTATTTATATTCCAACTAAGCTTACCTTCTAACATCCAGTGA
- a CDS encoding methyltransferase domain-containing protein yields MKTFEPLLFLQGFLKNPKRVGSVLPSSKFLAHKIVQSVRWDEIRTIAELGPGTGAITRLMRAQLPKSATVFLFERDPKMRSNLKKTYPEFMFHSNASYLLKRIHQEHVHQLDSIICGLPFFNFSREMRHNILSQIHTALRPGGTLVLYQYSLHMKKRLAELFEIEKIQFVPFSFPPVFVYVCRKRQDEGHSETSELETI; encoded by the coding sequence ATGAAAACATTCGAACCGCTTCTTTTCCTACAAGGATTTCTCAAGAACCCCAAACGCGTAGGCAGTGTCCTCCCCAGCTCCAAATTTCTAGCCCATAAAATCGTCCAGTCTGTACGATGGGATGAGATCAGAACCATTGCAGAACTGGGACCAGGAACAGGAGCCATCACTCGGCTCATGAGAGCACAATTACCGAAATCTGCAACCGTGTTTTTATTTGAAAGAGACCCCAAAATGAGAAGTAATCTGAAGAAAACATATCCTGAATTCATGTTCCATTCGAATGCATCCTATCTATTGAAAAGGATCCATCAAGAACATGTGCATCAGTTGGATAGTATCATTTGTGGACTGCCCTTTTTTAATTTTTCCAGAGAAATGAGACACAACATCCTGTCACAGATCCATACAGCGCTCCGACCTGGAGGCACGTTAGTTTTATACCAGTACTCACTTCATATGAAGAAACGATTAGCTGAATTGTTTGAGATTGAGAAGATTCAATTCGTGCCCTTCAGCTTCCCGCCTGTTTTTGTGTATGTTTGTCGTAAAAGACAAGATGAAGGACACAGTGAAACAAGCGAATTGGAGACGATCTAA
- a CDS encoding SDR family oxidoreductase, with protein MRKTALITGVSGGIGKELADRFAKGGHHIVLVARSEGKIQDLAQEYQKKYGIQATVIAKDVAAPGVPQEIYNELKEKGIVVDYLVNNAGFGLFGTFMETDMEQEVNMIDVNITALTVMTKLFLPGMIQRGHGGVMNVASLVGFFPGPMMSVYYATKAYVLSFTEALENEVSGTGVTVTALCPGLTSTGFVDRSGMGVSKMLQGPIMEAGQVAEEGYQGFLRGKTLIMPGARNRFIAFMPRLLPRKMMTRMIRSSQDKTGH; from the coding sequence ATGAGAAAGACAGCTCTAATCACAGGGGTATCGGGTGGGATCGGTAAAGAGTTAGCAGATCGGTTTGCCAAAGGTGGACATCATATTGTGCTGGTAGCACGAAGCGAGGGTAAGATACAGGATCTAGCTCAGGAGTATCAGAAAAAGTATGGTATTCAGGCGACGGTTATTGCCAAAGATGTAGCGGCGCCTGGGGTACCACAGGAGATTTATAATGAGCTGAAGGAAAAGGGCATTGTTGTTGACTATCTTGTCAATAATGCAGGCTTCGGTCTGTTCGGGACGTTTATGGAAACGGATATGGAACAAGAGGTCAATATGATTGACGTGAATATAACGGCTTTAACCGTCATGACAAAACTGTTCTTGCCGGGGATGATCCAACGTGGGCACGGCGGCGTGATGAATGTGGCTTCATTGGTAGGCTTTTTCCCTGGACCGATGATGTCAGTGTATTATGCGACCAAGGCATACGTGCTTTCGTTCACCGAGGCTTTGGAGAATGAAGTAAGCGGAACGGGTGTTACGGTGACGGCACTGTGCCCAGGTCTAACCTCCACTGGATTTGTTGATCGTTCGGGTATGGGTGTCTCGAAGATGTTACAGGGCCCGATTATGGAAGCTGGACAGGTGGCCGAAGAAGGGTATCAAGGCTTCTTACGTGGCAAGACGTTAATTATGCCTGGAGCTCGAAATCGATTCATTGCATTTATGCCGCGCTTGTTACCGCGTAAGATGATGACTCGCATGATTAGATCTTCACAGGATAAGACAGGACATTAA
- a CDS encoding TetR/AcrR family transcriptional regulator: MARNKEFDESVVLDKAMRLFWEQGYEKTSMTDLVNHMGIHRKSLYDTFGDKHTLFLKSVDLYDHKISSALAAGVKRSKTATEALQFIFSSLIHGEESPVSGCFIVNSTVELAARDEDMNNRSTEMFANTENLIKDIMVWGQQEGEFTMKYNVEVLAEYLHNVGVGLRVMAKTSMTKEKLLRIAMLSMELIRR, from the coding sequence ATGGCGAGAAACAAAGAGTTCGATGAGTCTGTTGTACTGGATAAAGCGATGAGACTTTTTTGGGAACAAGGCTATGAGAAGACGTCGATGACAGATCTAGTCAATCATATGGGAATTCATCGTAAAAGCTTGTATGACACATTTGGCGACAAACATACCTTGTTTCTAAAGTCAGTAGATCTGTATGATCACAAAATCAGCTCCGCCCTTGCAGCAGGCGTAAAGCGTTCTAAAACGGCAACTGAAGCACTTCAGTTTATATTTTCTTCTTTAATTCATGGAGAGGAATCTCCAGTATCAGGCTGCTTCATTGTCAATTCGACGGTTGAATTGGCGGCACGGGATGAAGACATGAACAACCGATCGACGGAGATGTTTGCAAATACCGAGAATCTAATCAAGGACATTATGGTGTGGGGACAGCAAGAAGGTGAATTCACCATGAAGTATAACGTCGAGGTATTGGCGGAATATCTGCATAATGTAGGCGTTGGGTTAAGGGTGATGGCCAAGACTTCGATGACCAAGGAAAAACTTCTTCGTATAGCGATGCTATCCATGGAGCTCATACGGAGGTAG